A genomic window from Thiomonas arsenitoxydans includes:
- a CDS encoding ammonium transporter, with protein MARSSSLRSNRSFASAPVRPVATPFDPACDSLHEESDMKKSLAIPAALGAMLLGMGSAWAQTAPAAAASNPAAFINSGDNAWMLTSTALVLMMTIPGLALFYGGMVRKKNVLATLMQSFAITCLVTVLWMIIGYSLAFTPGNGFIGGLSRFFLGGMGLDSANPLAPTIPESTYMTFQMTFAIITPALIVGSFADRMKFSALLWFMGIWLLAVYAPIAHMVWGGGFLGGDGVLDYAGGTVVHINAGIAGLVAALVMGKRVGYGKEAMPPHNLILTMIGASLLWVGWFGFNAGSAVAASDRAGMAMAATQIATAAAALGWMFAEWIARGKPTILGITSGAVAGLVAITPASGFVGPGGALAIGLIAGVVCFWTAVYMKEMIGYDDSLDAFGVHAIGGIVGAMLTGVFAVKAIGGTAGALEGNMAQILIQAKGVGFTIVYDAIVTFIILKVIDMVIGLRVTEEQEREGLDISLHGEQVL; from the coding sequence ATGGCAAGATCTTCGTCTCTGCGCTCGAACAGGTCGTTCGCATCCGCACCGGTGAGACCGGTGGCGACGCCCTTTGACCCTGCCTGTGACTCCCTCCACGAGGAATCTGACATGAAAAAAAGTCTCGCAATTCCCGCAGCGCTCGGCGCGATGCTGCTCGGCATGGGCAGCGCCTGGGCGCAGACCGCCCCGGCCGCTGCAGCCTCCAATCCGGCCGCCTTCATTAACTCCGGCGACAACGCCTGGATGCTGACCTCCACCGCGCTGGTGCTGATGATGACCATTCCCGGTCTGGCGCTGTTCTATGGCGGCATGGTGCGCAAGAAAAACGTGCTCGCCACGCTGATGCAGAGCTTCGCCATCACCTGTCTGGTGACCGTGCTGTGGATGATCATCGGCTACAGCCTGGCTTTCACGCCGGGCAACGGGTTCATCGGCGGATTGAGCCGGTTCTTCCTGGGCGGCATGGGCCTGGATTCGGCCAACCCGTTGGCGCCGACCATTCCTGAGTCGACCTATATGACCTTCCAGATGACCTTCGCCATCATCACCCCGGCGCTGATCGTTGGATCGTTTGCAGACCGCATGAAGTTCTCGGCCCTGCTGTGGTTCATGGGCATCTGGCTGCTGGCCGTGTACGCCCCGATCGCTCACATGGTGTGGGGTGGCGGCTTCCTCGGCGGCGACGGCGTGCTTGACTACGCTGGCGGCACCGTGGTGCACATCAACGCCGGTATCGCCGGTCTGGTGGCTGCGCTGGTGATGGGCAAGCGCGTGGGCTACGGCAAGGAAGCCATGCCGCCGCACAACCTGATCCTGACCATGATTGGCGCCTCGCTGCTGTGGGTGGGCTGGTTCGGCTTCAACGCTGGTTCCGCAGTAGCTGCCAGCGACCGTGCCGGCATGGCCATGGCTGCCACGCAGATCGCTACCGCTGCTGCCGCACTGGGTTGGATGTTCGCTGAGTGGATTGCCCGCGGCAAACCCACCATCCTGGGCATCACCTCCGGCGCGGTTGCCGGCCTGGTGGCCATCACCCCGGCGTCCGGCTTTGTCGGCCCTGGCGGCGCGCTGGCCATCGGCCTGATCGCTGGCGTGGTGTGCTTCTGGACTGCGGTCTACATGAAGGAAATGATCGGCTATGACGACTCGCTCGACGCCTTCGGCGTGCATGCCATCGGCGGCATCGTCGGCGCCATGCTCACCGGCGTGTTCGCGGTCAAGGCCATCGGCGGCACCGCCGGCGCCCTGGAAGGCAATATGGCCCAGATCCTGATCCAGGCCAAGGGCGTGGGCTTCACCATCGTCTACGACGCCATCGTCACCTTCATCATCCTCAAAGTCATCGACATGGTCATCGGCCTGCGCGTCACCGAAGAGCAGGAACGCGAAGGTCTGGACATCAGTCTTCACGGCGAGCAAGTGCTGTAA
- a CDS encoding peroxiredoxin, with protein sequence MEQTTENFGLPRLNEPAPNFNAVTTHGPRTLADYKGKWLILFSHPADFTPVCTTEFMGFAREAETFKSMNCELLGLSIDSIFAHLAWVRSIKQHFGVDIPFPIIEDLKMEVARAYGMIHPGAADTQAVRATFFIDPNGILRAMVYYPMSNGRSINEFVRLLQALQTSDKHGVATPEAWCPGDKVIVPPPKTSAAAEERVAKGAAQGMEVTDWYFSKKTL encoded by the coding sequence ATGGAACAAACCACTGAAAATTTCGGCCTGCCCCGCCTCAACGAGCCCGCGCCCAACTTCAACGCCGTCACCACCCACGGCCCCCGTACCCTGGCCGACTACAAGGGCAAGTGGCTGATCCTGTTCTCGCACCCGGCCGACTTCACCCCGGTGTGCACCACCGAGTTCATGGGCTTCGCGCGTGAGGCCGAGACCTTCAAGTCGATGAACTGCGAGTTGCTCGGCCTGTCGATCGACTCCATCTTCGCCCACCTGGCCTGGGTGCGTTCGATCAAGCAACACTTCGGCGTGGACATTCCCTTCCCCATCATCGAAGACCTGAAGATGGAAGTGGCCCGCGCCTACGGCATGATCCACCCCGGCGCCGCCGACACTCAGGCCGTGCGCGCCACCTTCTTCATCGACCCCAACGGCATCCTGCGCGCCATGGTCTATTACCCGATGAGCAATGGCCGCTCGATCAACGAGTTCGTGCGTCTGCTGCAAGCCCTGCAGACCAGCGACAAGCACGGCGTGGCCACGCCGGAAGCTTGGTGCCCGGGCGACAAGGTCATCGTGCCCCCGCCCAAGACCTCCGCCGCCGCTGAAGAACGCGTGGCCAAGGGCGCGGCGCAAGGCATGGAAGTGACTGACTGGTACTTCTCCAAGAAGACGCTGTAA
- a CDS encoding sensor histidine kinase produces MQMPQTRSARILMAALLLTLAGVTMALYIALNQPWLGLTLSSRADAYSPGIEVLHVARNGPAAAIAQGSRLLSISAGGQRVALQPSDLIEEPDYFDTYAEVERFFQRQTQIAALQARPLLLSWQDPAGQVFEQTVAPLPSRPLASLPLVFWFQLLCGGVALLVGAWVYALKPKGWPGRLLALSGLLFLPNTYSAAIYSTRELALPGGLFELLSAINHLGALGFGGALAALFLVYPARLAAAKWLWPVPIIVVGWWAMDAARLAPNVSWGVRIPLLLEILLAVALAVVQWRRSAMRAADRAALRWFMLSAMLGAFTFVVFTFGSRMIGVFTPMQQGYAFGFFLAMYLGLALGVGRYHLFDLDRWAYRLLLWVLGLGLIVVLDMLLVLLLNWRHDLSLILTLLLVGLLYLPMRQWLWGRMMQGELPPIDKLLPEIISVAFTAQTLERERRWLGLLDRLYQPLHNLPMPPSEADTAPGLAQDGMELRIAPAGGLAARRLQGRSAGQRLFTVTDADLAASLVTLFNQAAAGRDALEIGVQQERDRIASDLHDDIGAKLLTLRHLVHGEREQAMLMTTIDQLRAIVRGLRQAVQPWEEFAADIRSETAQRLAAAGMALDWPPPLIGGLSAARLPPQDAAQQYHLRALLQEAVSNAIRHARASRVSVRLSIVDATRMRLDVFDDGIGIDPQHATSGHGLTSMQIRARALGGQIAWRRNIDRVPSSAPTDEAAESAAPSSGHGTWVELVFPLGPVHPI; encoded by the coding sequence ATGCAGATGCCGCAAACCCGTTCCGCCCGCATTTTGATGGCGGCCTTGCTGCTGACCCTCGCGGGGGTCACCATGGCGCTGTACATCGCCCTCAATCAACCCTGGCTGGGGCTCACCCTGTCATCCCGCGCCGATGCGTACAGCCCGGGCATCGAGGTGCTGCATGTCGCTCGCAACGGCCCCGCCGCCGCCATCGCTCAAGGCTCGCGCTTGCTGTCGATCAGCGCGGGCGGGCAGCGCGTGGCCTTGCAGCCCAGCGACCTGATCGAAGAGCCCGACTATTTCGACACTTACGCCGAAGTCGAGCGCTTTTTTCAGCGTCAAACGCAGATCGCCGCGCTGCAGGCCCGTCCCCTGTTGCTGAGCTGGCAAGACCCTGCCGGACAGGTCTTCGAGCAGACCGTCGCGCCCCTGCCCAGCCGCCCGCTCGCCAGTCTGCCTTTGGTGTTCTGGTTCCAGTTGCTCTGCGGCGGCGTGGCCCTGCTCGTCGGCGCCTGGGTCTATGCGCTCAAACCCAAGGGCTGGCCGGGGCGGCTGCTGGCGCTCTCGGGGCTGCTGTTTCTGCCCAACACATACTCGGCCGCGATCTACAGCACCCGCGAACTGGCGCTGCCCGGCGGTCTGTTCGAGTTGCTCTCGGCCATCAATCATCTGGGCGCGCTGGGGTTCGGCGGCGCGTTGGCCGCGCTCTTTCTGGTGTACCCAGCGCGACTGGCGGCGGCGAAGTGGCTCTGGCCCGTGCCCATCATCGTGGTGGGCTGGTGGGCGATGGATGCCGCGCGGCTGGCGCCCAACGTGAGCTGGGGGGTGCGCATTCCGCTGCTGCTCGAAATCCTGCTGGCCGTGGCGCTGGCCGTGGTGCAGTGGCGGCGCAGCGCCATGCGCGCGGCCGACCGCGCCGCGCTGCGCTGGTTCATGCTCTCGGCCATGCTGGGCGCGTTCACCTTTGTCGTCTTCACCTTCGGTTCGAGAATGATCGGGGTGTTCACGCCGATGCAGCAGGGCTATGCCTTCGGTTTTTTTCTCGCCATGTACCTCGGCCTGGCGCTGGGGGTCGGGCGCTATCACCTGTTCGACCTCGACCGCTGGGCCTACCGGCTGCTGCTGTGGGTGCTGGGGCTGGGGCTGATCGTCGTGCTCGACATGCTGCTGGTGCTGCTGCTGAACTGGCGCCACGACCTGTCACTCATCCTCACCCTGCTGCTGGTCGGGCTGCTGTATTTGCCGATGCGGCAATGGCTGTGGGGACGCATGATGCAGGGCGAGTTGCCGCCCATCGACAAGCTGCTGCCCGAGATCATTTCGGTGGCCTTCACCGCGCAGACGCTGGAGCGCGAGCGCCGCTGGCTCGGCCTGCTCGACCGGCTGTACCAGCCGCTGCACAACCTGCCGATGCCGCCAAGCGAGGCCGACACCGCCCCCGGTCTGGCGCAGGACGGCATGGAGCTGCGCATCGCCCCGGCAGGCGGTCTGGCCGCGCGCCGTCTGCAAGGGCGCAGCGCCGGCCAGCGCCTGTTCACCGTGACCGACGCCGACCTGGCCGCCTCGCTCGTGACCCTGTTCAACCAGGCCGCGGCGGGTCGCGACGCGCTGGAGATCGGCGTGCAGCAAGAGCGCGACCGCATCGCCAGCGATCTTCACGACGACATCGGCGCCAAGCTGCTCACCCTGCGCCATCTGGTGCACGGCGAGCGCGAGCAGGCCATGCTGATGACCACCATCGATCAGTTACGCGCCATCGTGCGCGGGCTGCGGCAGGCGGTGCAACCGTGGGAAGAGTTCGCCGCCGACATCCGCTCGGAAACCGCGCAACGCCTGGCCGCAGCCGGTATGGCGCTCGACTGGCCGCCGCCGCTCATCGGCGGGCTGAGCGCCGCTCGGCTGCCCCCTCAAGACGCCGCGCAGCAATACCACCTGCGCGCCCTGCTGCAAGAGGCGGTGAGCAACGCCATACGCCACGCCCGCGCCAGCCGCGTTTCCGTGCGACTGAGCATCGTCGATGCAACCCGCATGCGGCTGGACGTTTTCGACGACGGCATCGGCATCGACCCGCAACATGCCACCTCCGGACATGGCCTGACCAGCATGCAGATCCGCGCCCGCGCCCTGGGCGGCCAGATCGCCTGGCGCCGCAACATCGACCGCGTACCGTCCAGCGCGCCCACCGACGAAGCCGCGGAAAGCGCCGCGCCGTCTTCGGGCCACGGCACCTGGGTGGAATTGGTGTTTCCCCTTGGGCCTGTTCACCCTATTTAG
- a CDS encoding RNA polymerase sigma factor, with product MADRHQLLTEQIPHLRRYARVLHAGRMADADDLVQDTLERAVNKWGLWRGVGSVRPWLFSIMHNLFVDHCAVRNAQATESLDDLPDAAHPVQAATQELHFEALELLAALQRLSVPLREVLLLVAVEGLSYTEAAKALGVPTGTVMSRLSRARSQLWQLTNGEGAQRPALRVIDGQRSVG from the coding sequence ATGGCCGACCGCCACCAGCTGCTGACCGAGCAGATCCCGCACCTGCGGCGCTATGCCCGCGTGCTCCACGCCGGACGCATGGCCGACGCCGACGATCTGGTGCAGGACACGCTGGAGCGCGCCGTCAACAAATGGGGGCTCTGGCGCGGGGTGGGCAGTGTGCGGCCCTGGCTGTTCTCCATCATGCACAACCTGTTCGTCGATCACTGCGCCGTGCGCAATGCGCAGGCCACGGAGTCCCTGGACGATCTGCCAGACGCCGCCCATCCAGTGCAAGCCGCAACACAGGAGCTTCACTTCGAAGCCCTCGAACTGCTGGCCGCCCTCCAGCGCCTGAGCGTGCCCTTGCGCGAGGTGTTGCTGCTGGTGGCCGTGGAAGGGCTCAGCTATACGGAGGCGGCCAAAGCGCTCGGCGTGCCCACCGGCACGGTGATGTCGCGCCTGTCGCGCGCCCGCAGCCAGCTCTGGCAACTCACCAACGGTGAAGGAGCGCAGCGCCCTGCCCTGCGCGTCATCGATGGGCAAAGGAGTGTGGGATGA
- the gshB gene encoding glutathione synthase, with amino-acid sequence MQLLFIADPIASFKIYKDTTFAMMREAQARGHVLWVCEAADLHWRGGNSSTPTLATGGEEAIAAPVTAVCRRIELTGATSGHDWYRVLDQRPLALREVDAVLMRKDPPFDSEYFYATHLLQQAEREGAAVFNSPRALRDHPEKLAILEFPQFITPTLVSRRAAEIKAFYGEHGDVILKPLDGMGGTGIFRLRQQADGSPDPNLNVVIETLTAFGATTVMAQRFVPAIAQGDKRVLIIDGEPVPYCLARIPQGGETRGNLAAGGLGVAQPLSETDWAIARALGPVLAARGLLLVGIDIIGDKLTEINVTSPTCFQEITQQSGCDVAARFISALEAAVTRSRPD; translated from the coding sequence ATGCAACTGCTGTTCATCGCCGACCCGATCGCGTCCTTCAAGATTTACAAGGACACCACCTTCGCCATGATGCGCGAGGCGCAGGCGCGCGGCCATGTGCTCTGGGTATGCGAAGCCGCCGATCTGCACTGGAGGGGAGGGAACTCCTCCACACCCACCCTTGCGACGGGTGGGGAGGAGGCGATTGCAGCGCCGGTGACGGCCGTCTGCCGCCGCATCGAACTCACCGGGGCCACGTCGGGGCACGACTGGTACCGCGTGCTCGACCAGCGCCCGCTGGCCTTGCGCGAGGTGGATGCGGTACTCATGCGCAAAGACCCTCCCTTCGACAGCGAATATTTCTACGCCACCCATCTGCTGCAGCAAGCCGAGCGCGAAGGTGCGGCCGTGTTCAACAGCCCCCGGGCGCTGCGCGACCACCCGGAAAAGCTCGCCATTCTGGAGTTTCCACAGTTCATCACCCCCACCCTGGTCAGCCGCCGTGCGGCCGAAATCAAGGCGTTCTACGGCGAGCATGGCGACGTGATTCTCAAGCCGCTCGACGGCATGGGCGGCACGGGCATCTTTCGCCTGCGGCAGCAGGCCGATGGCAGCCCCGATCCCAACCTCAACGTGGTGATCGAAACCCTCACCGCCTTTGGTGCCACCACCGTGATGGCGCAGCGCTTCGTGCCCGCCATTGCGCAGGGCGACAAGCGGGTGCTGATCATCGACGGCGAGCCCGTGCCCTATTGCCTGGCGCGCATTCCGCAAGGCGGCGAGACACGCGGCAATCTGGCCGCTGGCGGATTGGGCGTGGCGCAGCCGCTCTCAGAGACCGACTGGGCCATCGCCCGCGCGCTGGGGCCGGTGCTGGCCGCGCGCGGTCTGCTGCTGGTGGGCATCGACATCATTGGCGACAAGCTCACCGAGATCAACGTCACCAGCCCGACCTGCTTTCAGGAAATCACCCAGCAATCCGGCTGCGATGTGGCCGCGCGCTTCATCTCCGCGCTCGAAGCCGCCGTCACACGATCCCGCCCCGATTGA
- a CDS encoding P-II family nitrogen regulator has product MKMITAIIKPFKLDEVRESLSGIGVTGITVTEVKGFGRQKGHTELYRGAEYVVDFLPKVKIEAAVPEALVERTIEAIETAARTGKIGDGKIFVSALEQVVRIRTGETGGDAL; this is encoded by the coding sequence ATGAAAATGATCACGGCCATCATCAAGCCGTTCAAGCTCGACGAGGTGCGCGAGTCCTTGTCGGGCATCGGGGTGACGGGCATCACCGTCACCGAAGTCAAGGGTTTCGGTCGGCAGAAGGGCCACACCGAGCTGTACCGCGGCGCGGAATACGTGGTCGATTTTCTGCCCAAGGTGAAGATCGAGGCGGCCGTGCCGGAAGCCCTGGTCGAACGCACCATCGAAGCGATTGAAACCGCAGCCCGCACGGGCAAGATCGGCGATGGCAAGATCTTCGTCTCTGCGCTCGAACAGGTCGTTCGCATCCGCACCGGTGAGACCGGTGGCGACGCCCTTTGA
- a CDS encoding anti-sigma factor family protein: MNPQRPDRDTLMAYADGQLDAARSAEVERYLEYEARLALNGDAPPHGARSSVSAEIAALQAQNLALREALAPMLDEPVPARLLQPLAPPARPWARAAVVALWIGVGAAAGSLATREALQQNGPVVTAQNEGMQHFVHQAELAYAVYTPDARRPVEVREGSDLTTWLSRRLQRPIVAPDTLPGGLVLMGGRLLPGMPGKPAAQLMYQDAQGHRVTVYLRGMAKPTAEISFRIVPGKPASTFYWVDRQWGYALTGDLPRAQLLDAARVLYQRYTADDPSALPGSTAAPQA, from the coding sequence ATGAATCCGCAACGCCCCGACCGCGACACCCTCATGGCCTACGCCGACGGCCAGCTCGACGCAGCCCGCAGCGCCGAGGTCGAGCGCTACCTGGAATACGAAGCCCGGCTGGCCCTGAATGGCGATGCGCCACCGCACGGCGCGCGAAGCTCCGTGAGCGCGGAAATCGCCGCCCTGCAGGCGCAGAACCTGGCGCTGCGCGAGGCACTCGCTCCCATGCTTGACGAACCGGTGCCTGCGCGCCTGTTGCAGCCTCTCGCGCCGCCTGCGCGCCCCTGGGCACGCGCGGCAGTCGTGGCGTTGTGGATCGGCGTGGGAGCGGCGGCCGGCAGCCTCGCCACCCGGGAGGCGCTGCAGCAAAACGGCCCCGTGGTCACCGCGCAGAACGAAGGCATGCAGCACTTCGTGCATCAGGCCGAACTCGCCTACGCCGTCTACACCCCGGACGCGCGCCGCCCGGTGGAAGTACGCGAAGGCAGCGATCTGACCACCTGGCTGTCGCGCCGCTTGCAGCGTCCCATCGTGGCCCCCGACACCCTGCCCGGCGGCCTAGTGCTCATGGGCGGCCGCCTGCTGCCCGGCATGCCGGGCAAACCCGCCGCACAGCTCATGTACCAGGACGCGCAAGGCCACCGCGTCACGGTCTATCTGCGCGGCATGGCCAAACCCACCGCCGAGATTTCATTTCGCATCGTGCCCGGAAAACCGGCGTCTACCTTCTATTGGGTGGATCGCCAATGGGGCTACGCGCTGACCGGCGATCTGCCCCGCGCCCAATTGCTCGACGCGGCGCGCGTGCTTTATCAGCGCTACACCGCCGACGATCCATCCGCCCTGCCGGGCTCCACAGCCGCGCCGCAAGCCTGA
- a CDS encoding nuclear transport factor 2 family protein, producing MKTATRLTPTLAAAALALSALWIAPSAYADTPVEAARAHIEAIAAGNVDAITASYGPDAVLEWVGGPLDGRYASADTIKTTWTKFTKANGPLTATIDHLQEAANPNGATVTADVVFKGKTAIPVRYVLTYRSGKLVDEIWQIDPKLASKGGY from the coding sequence ATGAAAACCGCCACTCGACTGACCCCCACCCTCGCCGCCGCGGCACTGGCCCTCTCGGCGCTCTGGATCGCGCCGTCGGCCTACGCCGACACCCCCGTCGAGGCCGCCCGCGCGCACATCGAGGCAATTGCCGCAGGCAACGTGGACGCCATCACCGCCAGCTACGGCCCGGACGCCGTGCTCGAATGGGTCGGCGGCCCGCTGGATGGCCGCTACGCCTCAGCCGACACCATCAAGACCACCTGGACCAAGTTCACCAAGGCCAACGGCCCGCTCACCGCGACAATCGACCATCTGCAGGAGGCCGCCAATCCCAACGGCGCCACGGTGACTGCCGATGTCGTGTTCAAGGGCAAGACCGCCATTCCCGTGCGCTATGTGCTCACCTATCGCAGCGGCAAGCTGGTCGATGAAATCTGGCAGATCGACCCCAAGCTCGCCAGCAAAGGCGGATACTGA
- a CDS encoding extracellular solute-binding protein: MRTSLLGAGLLLASATPLALADNAPSLKVYGPGGPAPAMKEAATAFEKATGIKVEVTAGPTPKWIDAARANADLIYSGSETMMSDFVTAMNGQLDSADVTALYLRPLSILVRPGNPKHITGFTDLLKPGIKVLVVNGAGQNGVWEDAAGRLGDIRTVRALRKNIVAYPANSALARQAWIDQPDIDAWLIWNIWQVSNPKLAEQVAVEEPYRIYRDTGIAPTTRGKQLPASQQFIAFLQSPQGAAIFQRWGWMTNGA, from the coding sequence CTGCGCACCAGCCTGCTGGGCGCTGGTCTGCTGCTGGCCTCGGCCACGCCGCTGGCCCTGGCGGACAACGCCCCGTCGCTCAAGGTGTACGGCCCGGGCGGCCCGGCGCCCGCCATGAAGGAAGCGGCCACGGCCTTCGAGAAAGCCACGGGCATCAAGGTCGAAGTCACCGCCGGCCCCACCCCGAAGTGGATCGACGCCGCCCGGGCCAACGCCGACCTGATCTATTCCGGATCGGAAACCATGATGAGCGACTTCGTCACCGCCATGAACGGCCAGCTCGACAGTGCCGACGTCACTGCGCTCTACCTGCGGCCGCTCTCCATTCTGGTGCGCCCGGGCAACCCCAAGCACATCACCGGCTTCACCGATCTGCTCAAGCCCGGCATCAAGGTGCTCGTGGTCAACGGCGCCGGACAGAACGGGGTCTGGGAAGACGCCGCCGGTCGCCTGGGCGACATCCGCACCGTGCGCGCGCTGCGCAAGAACATCGTCGCCTATCCAGCCAACAGCGCGCTGGCCCGCCAGGCCTGGATCGACCAGCCCGATATCGACGCCTGGCTGATCTGGAATATCTGGCAGGTCTCCAACCCCAAGCTGGCCGAACAGGTGGCGGTGGAAGAGCCTTACCGCATCTACCGCGACACCGGCATCGCCCCGACCACACGCGGCAAACAGCTGCCCGCCTCGCAGCAGTTCATCGCCTTTTTGCAGAGCCCGCAAGGCGCGGCGATTTTTCAGCGCTGGGGCTGGATGACGAACGGCGCCTGA
- a CDS encoding outer membrane beta-barrel protein, which yields MNKIAIAAAVAAVLASYAGAASAQTTPAPAAPAAPSLGAVLAATPGLSITGYVYGTYDYFDTSSTLLRAYDTKPNGFNANGAAATVAYLPSSGFGGQVTVLGGNDAKALNGSNSFYLNNAFVQYATGGLTLMGGKFGSLAGFEVTNPMGNATVSRSILFWDMEPGSLTGVRASYAVSPALTLIGGVNNGWVSPQPSNTSKTIELGASGSPNSMFSYMADYYRGQSPLFGGSTNGVLQLLDLVGTFNVNSALTLGANVDLLSKDDVPLASGGTGTGKSNGLALYATYALTSEWGVATRGEYVDDKDGMVSGTNGTANKLKELTLAVNYTPMKNVKLSAEVRQDKSDTAIFTKKDGSPTTKQSSLELMAVYSF from the coding sequence ATGAACAAAATCGCAATCGCCGCGGCCGTCGCCGCAGTTCTGGCCAGCTACGCGGGCGCAGCATCGGCACAAACCACCCCCGCCCCCGCAGCGCCTGCCGCTCCCAGCTTGGGTGCGGTGCTCGCCGCAACCCCTGGCCTGAGCATTACCGGCTATGTCTACGGTACTTACGACTACTTCGACACCTCGTCGACCCTGCTGCGCGCCTATGACACCAAGCCCAATGGCTTCAATGCCAACGGCGCCGCCGCAACTGTGGCTTACCTGCCCAGCTCAGGTTTCGGTGGCCAAGTCACCGTGCTCGGCGGCAACGACGCCAAGGCACTGAACGGCAGCAACTCGTTTTACCTGAACAACGCCTTCGTGCAATATGCCACCGGCGGACTCACCCTGATGGGCGGCAAGTTCGGCTCGCTGGCCGGCTTTGAAGTCACCAACCCAATGGGCAACGCCACGGTGTCGCGCAGCATTCTGTTCTGGGACATGGAACCCGGCTCGCTCACCGGCGTGCGCGCCAGCTACGCCGTGTCGCCTGCGCTGACCCTGATTGGCGGCGTGAACAACGGCTGGGTCAGCCCTCAGCCGAGCAACACGTCCAAGACGATTGAACTGGGCGCAAGTGGCAGCCCGAACTCCATGTTCTCCTACATGGCGGACTACTACCGCGGCCAGTCGCCGCTGTTCGGCGGCTCGACCAATGGCGTGCTGCAACTGCTCGACCTCGTTGGCACCTTCAACGTCAACAGCGCGCTGACCCTGGGCGCCAACGTCGATCTGCTTTCCAAGGACGACGTGCCTCTGGCCAGCGGCGGCACCGGTACCGGCAAGTCCAACGGCCTGGCGCTGTATGCCACCTACGCGTTGACGAGCGAATGGGGCGTGGCAACGCGCGGCGAATACGTCGATGACAAGGACGGCATGGTCTCCGGAACCAACGGCACCGCCAACAAGCTCAAGGAGCTGACTCTGGCGGTGAACTACACGCCGATGAAAAACGTCAAGCTGTCCGCCGAAGTGCGCCAAGACAAGTCCGACACCGCGATCTTCACCAAAAAAGACGGCTCCCCCACGACCAAGCAAAGCTCGCTTGAGTTGATGGCCGTTTACTCGTTCTGA
- the gshA gene encoding glutamate--cysteine ligase: MIPHLITSSGDPVLELEQRILEAQPSIERWFRLEWMEHTPPFYSSVDLRNAGFKLAPVDTNLYPGGFNNLSPEMMPLAVQAAMAAIEKICPEAKNLLVIPENHTRNTFYLENVHTLMRIFRQAGLNVRLGSLDETVTEPMHLKLPSGGELVVEPLIRNKLRLGLKDFDPCTILLNNDLSGGIPPILQGLHEQYLLPPLHAGWAVRRKSKHFHAYDDVAKKFAKLIGVDPWMLNPYFAQCGKVNFHERHGEDCLAEAVDSVLAKVRKKYKEYGIQEKPFVIVKADAGTYGMGVMTVRDPSEVKDLNRKTRNKMSVVKEGMEVSEVLIQEGVPSVERLQEAVCEPVVYMMDRYVVGGFYRVHADRGPDENLNAPGMHFVPLAFEEQFNVTHPEAAPGTNGPNRFYMYGVIARLAMVAASYELERTDPETELG; this comes from the coding sequence ATGATCCCGCATCTCATCACCTCCTCGGGCGATCCCGTCCTCGAACTCGAACAGCGCATCCTGGAGGCGCAGCCCTCCATCGAGCGCTGGTTCCGCCTCGAATGGATGGAGCACACCCCGCCGTTCTACAGCTCGGTCGATCTGCGCAACGCCGGCTTCAAGCTCGCGCCGGTCGACACCAATCTCTATCCCGGCGGCTTCAACAATCTCTCCCCGGAGATGATGCCGCTGGCGGTGCAGGCCGCCATGGCCGCCATCGAGAAAATCTGCCCGGAGGCCAAGAACCTGCTGGTGATTCCCGAGAACCACACCCGCAACACCTTCTACCTCGAAAACGTCCACACCCTGATGCGCATCTTCCGCCAGGCCGGGCTGAATGTGCGTCTCGGGTCGCTCGACGAGACGGTCACCGAACCCATGCACCTCAAGCTGCCGTCGGGCGGCGAGCTGGTGGTGGAGCCGCTGATCCGCAACAAACTGCGCCTCGGGCTGAAAGACTTCGACCCCTGCACCATCCTGCTCAACAACGATCTGTCGGGCGGCATCCCGCCCATCCTGCAGGGTCTGCATGAGCAATACCTGCTGCCACCGCTGCATGCCGGCTGGGCCGTGCGGCGCAAGTCCAAGCACTTCCACGCGTATGACGATGTGGCGAAAAAATTCGCCAAGCTCATCGGCGTCGATCCGTGGATGCTCAACCCCTACTTCGCCCAGTGCGGCAAGGTCAACTTCCACGAGCGCCACGGCGAAGACTGTCTGGCCGAAGCGGTCGACAGCGTGCTGGCCAAGGTGCGCAAGAAGTACAAGGAATACGGCATTCAGGAGAAGCCCTTTGTCATCGTCAAGGCCGACGCGGGCACCTACGGCATGGGCGTGATGACCGTGCGCGACCCCAGCGAGGTGAAAGACCTCAACCGCAAGACCCGCAACAAAATGAGCGTGGTCAAGGAAGGGATGGAAGTCAGCGAAGTGCTGATTCAGGAAGGCGTGCCCAGCGTCGAGCGGCTTCAAGAGGCCGTGTGCGAGCCGGTGGTCTATATGATGGATCGCTATGTGGTGGGCGGGTTCTACCGCGTGCACGCCGACCGCGGGCCGGATGAGAACCTCAACGCCCCCGGCATGCACTTCGTGCCGCTGGCATTCGAGGAACAGTTCAACGTCACCCACCCGGAAGCCGCCCCCGGCACCAACGGGCCGAACCGCTTCTATATGTACGGCGTGATCGCCCGGCTGGCCATGGTGGCCGCCAGCTACGAGCTGGAGCGCACCGACCCCGAGACCGAGCTGGGCTGA